A genomic segment from Candidatus Abyssobacteria bacterium SURF_5 encodes:
- a CDS encoding 4Fe-4S dicluster domain-containing protein: MLQYKVEVPDYRYWRRQINCQDACPVHTDARGYVRAISEGKDELAYLIARGPNPLASICGRICGAPCEVNCRRGKIDQPIAIRALKRFVADSFGPEAGTKGIESFKEWLQRNLLPQLCQGRDELLWLLRRQSPLSLKQKKVAIIGSGPAGLACAHDLALLGLQPIIYEMEPVAAGMLYLGVPEYRLPRDVIRAEVALIESLGAEIRCGIQIGKDIAFESLTREHDAVVVAVGAKRSRGLRLPGIDGPGVLGGVDFLRDVALRNPVDIGKRVVVIGGGNVAYDVSRTVLRQEFFDSARTAVRVPGVREVTLCCLESLIEMPADDVEIVEGAEEGITLRTSLGPKEIIRDDQGRVTGAVFQKVLRVYDENKRFAPEFDPAELTTIECDTVLLAVGQASDLSFIDPAQTGIEISDRGIPSINPQTMQSTAASVFFAGDVAHGPRLMIDAIASGKKAARSVFEFLTGNSLDPRALELHFEPPAYRREKGYERLARVKIPVTDPSLRLKDKSLSVEKGYNEARARVEASRCLDCGINTIFDSEKCVLCGGCADVCPTLCLRLVSLDNLESNDEIGALARSISLLDPGKPLSAIIKDEEKCIRCACCAMRCPTGAITMERFCFQEKLE; this comes from the coding sequence ATGCTTCAGTACAAGGTGGAAGTCCCCGATTATAGGTACTGGCGCAGACAAATCAACTGCCAGGACGCCTGCCCCGTCCATACCGATGCGCGCGGGTACGTGCGCGCAATCAGCGAAGGCAAGGACGAACTCGCTTATCTTATTGCCCGCGGACCGAATCCCCTTGCTTCCATTTGCGGGCGCATCTGCGGAGCGCCGTGTGAAGTTAACTGCCGGCGCGGGAAAATCGATCAACCGATTGCAATCCGTGCGCTCAAACGGTTTGTAGCTGACAGCTTCGGCCCCGAGGCCGGCACTAAAGGGATAGAATCATTCAAGGAATGGCTACAAAGAAACTTACTCCCGCAATTGTGTCAGGGACGTGATGAGCTCCTCTGGTTGCTGAGGCGCCAATCTCCGCTCTCGCTTAAACAAAAAAAAGTGGCAATCATCGGTTCGGGACCGGCAGGGCTGGCATGCGCGCATGACCTGGCTTTACTCGGCCTGCAACCGATCATCTATGAGATGGAGCCGGTCGCCGCCGGCATGCTCTACCTGGGCGTGCCGGAATACCGCCTGCCGCGCGACGTAATAAGAGCCGAGGTTGCCCTGATTGAGTCTTTGGGTGCCGAAATTCGTTGCGGAATCCAGATCGGCAAAGACATCGCGTTTGAGTCGCTTACAAGGGAACACGATGCCGTCGTTGTGGCCGTGGGCGCAAAGAGATCGCGCGGGCTGCGCCTGCCGGGAATCGACGGCCCAGGCGTCCTTGGCGGCGTCGATTTCCTCAGGGATGTAGCGCTGAGAAACCCGGTCGATATCGGGAAGCGGGTGGTCGTAATCGGCGGCGGAAACGTGGCGTACGACGTCAGCCGAACCGTCCTGCGGCAGGAATTTTTTGATTCGGCCCGCACCGCCGTTCGCGTGCCCGGAGTACGCGAGGTGACTCTGTGTTGTCTCGAATCGCTGATCGAGATGCCTGCCGACGATGTCGAAATCGTGGAAGGCGCCGAGGAAGGAATAACCCTCAGAACCAGCCTCGGCCCGAAAGAAATCATCCGGGACGATCAGGGCCGCGTCACCGGCGCAGTCTTCCAGAAGGTGCTGCGCGTGTATGACGAAAATAAACGGTTCGCGCCTGAATTCGATCCCGCCGAATTAACAACGATCGAGTGCGATACCGTCCTCCTTGCCGTCGGCCAGGCATCGGACCTCTCGTTTATCGATCCCGCTCAAACCGGCATCGAGATCAGCGACCGCGGAATCCCTTCGATCAACCCGCAAACCATGCAAAGCACGGCCGCATCCGTCTTTTTTGCCGGTGACGTCGCTCACGGCCCCCGGCTGATGATCGACGCGATTGCGAGCGGAAAAAAAGCCGCGCGCTCCGTCTTCGAATTCCTGACAGGAAATTCTCTCGACCCACGCGCGCTCGAGCTCCATTTCGAACCGCCGGCCTATCGGCGCGAGAAGGGCTACGAGCGATTGGCGCGAGTGAAGATTCCGGTCACGGATCCCTCGCTGCGCCTCAAGGACAAATCCCTGAGCGTCGAGAAAGGATACAATGAAGCGCGAGCGCGGGTGGAAGCCTCACGCTGTCTCGACTGCGGAATCAATACGATTTTCGACTCGGAAAAATGCGTTCTCTGCGGCGGCTGCGCCGATGTCTGCCCGACCCTATGCCTGCGGCTCGTGTCTCTCGACAACCTCGAGTCGAATGACGAGATCGGCGCGCTCGCCCGCAGCATCTCGCTCCTTGACCCCGGCAAGCCGCTCTCCGCAATCATTAAAGACGAAGAAAAATGCATACGGTGCGCCTGTTGCGCCATGAGGTGTCCAACCGGCGCTATCACCATGGAACGCTTTTGTTTCCAGGAGAAACTCGAATGA
- a CDS encoding fumarate hydratase: MQLIDQIRDLYRRMATEMSDDVYQALKRAQSLEQKDSPGYAALSTILENIDLAKSESKPICQDTGYPVFFVTMPENASISKIRDAITEATKLATAEIPLRPNAVDSVSGRNSGDNTGILWPMVHFDSWERDSILIEGMLKGGGSENCGTLYKLPDSRLRAGRDLDGVRKVVLDAVHSAQGRACPPYVIGVGIGGSKDATSLLSKRQLLRKLDDSSPVPELAALESRLMKESNSLGIGPIGVGGETCVMGVKVAAAHRHAASYFVDVVFCCWADRKGRLEYHGTIS, encoded by the coding sequence ATGCAATTGATCGACCAGATAAGGGATTTGTATCGCCGCATGGCGACGGAGATGTCGGATGATGTTTATCAAGCACTAAAGAGAGCGCAGTCATTGGAGCAGAAAGATTCGCCCGGATACGCCGCTCTTTCGACGATACTTGAAAATATCGATCTTGCAAAATCCGAATCGAAGCCGATCTGTCAGGATACCGGTTATCCCGTGTTTTTTGTCACCATGCCCGAAAATGCATCCATTTCGAAGATTCGAGATGCGATTACAGAGGCCACGAAGCTGGCGACGGCCGAAATCCCGCTTCGTCCGAACGCTGTAGATTCGGTCAGCGGCCGGAACTCGGGTGATAACACCGGAATTCTTTGGCCGATGGTCCATTTCGACAGTTGGGAACGCGATAGCATTTTGATCGAAGGCATGCTCAAAGGCGGCGGCAGCGAGAATTGCGGGACGTTGTACAAGCTTCCCGACTCCCGTTTGAGGGCGGGCCGCGACCTGGACGGCGTGCGCAAGGTGGTGCTGGATGCCGTTCATTCCGCACAGGGAAGGGCATGTCCTCCTTACGTGATAGGGGTGGGCATCGGCGGGAGCAAAGATGCCACCTCTTTGCTTTCGAAGAGACAGTTGCTCAGGAAATTGGACGACTCGAGTCCGGTTCCGGAACTTGCGGCGCTCGAGAGCCGGCTCATGAAAGAAAGCAACAGTCTCGGGATCGGCCCCATCGGAGTCGGTGGCGAAACCTGTGTAATGGGAGTGAAGGTAGCTGCCGCTCATAGACATGCGGCCTCATACTTTGTGGATGTCGTTTTCTGCTGCTGGGCCGATCGGAAGGGGAGGCTCGAGTATCATGGAACCATATCATGA
- the apgM gene encoding 2,3-bisphosphoglycerate-independent phosphoglycerate mutase: MKKILYIVLDGLGDRPTPSLGDRTPLEAAETPEMDRLARRGENGVMYTVAPGIAPESDIAVISILGYDAHKYYTGRGPLESHAVGLKVNTGDLAYRVNFATMGEARKIRDRRVGRNLSTVEADELCREVNAKVKLTSVPGAEFEFKNTIEHRGVLVIRYEQKLSAMVTNTDPAYGREGLLGVALEKFEDVVQVCRPMDEAKDREAAERSARLTNEFVEKSRQVLEEAAVNKERRAKGKLPANLILTRDAGDRLPEMPPISERFGVQFGCFQEMPVEKGIAMLTGMDIVALPQPSGDPRKDYPFIARKAIEELPKYGGLYIHIKGPDLPGHDGDAQAKKEIIEAIDKYFLANLIPSLDLSAVVITLTADHSTPTILKAHSADPVPLLIVDASLTSDGIKAYTEAECAKGRLGAIKGIELLPKLVALARRG, from the coding sequence ATGAAGAAGATACTGTACATCGTTCTTGATGGTTTGGGCGATAGGCCGACGCCTTCGCTAGGCGATCGCACTCCGCTCGAGGCTGCAGAGACGCCGGAGATGGATCGATTGGCCAGGCGCGGAGAGAACGGTGTGATGTACACGGTTGCGCCCGGAATAGCGCCTGAATCGGACATTGCGGTGATTTCCATCCTTGGCTACGATGCACACAAGTATTATACGGGCAGGGGTCCTTTGGAATCGCACGCCGTCGGGTTAAAGGTGAATACGGGAGATCTAGCCTACCGCGTAAACTTCGCCACGATGGGCGAGGCCCGCAAGATCCGTGATCGGCGGGTGGGCAGAAATCTTTCCACTGTCGAGGCCGACGAGTTGTGCCGGGAAGTAAATGCAAAAGTCAAGCTGACATCCGTCCCGGGCGCCGAATTCGAGTTTAAGAACACGATTGAGCACCGGGGCGTTTTGGTGATCCGATACGAGCAGAAGCTGTCGGCGATGGTTACGAATACGGACCCCGCGTATGGCCGCGAAGGCCTGCTCGGAGTGGCTCTGGAGAAGTTTGAAGACGTGGTGCAGGTCTGCAGGCCGATGGACGAGGCAAAGGATCGAGAAGCCGCCGAACGATCCGCAAGGCTGACCAATGAATTCGTGGAAAAGAGCCGCCAGGTGCTCGAGGAGGCCGCAGTCAACAAAGAGAGGCGGGCGAAAGGAAAGCTGCCCGCCAACCTCATTCTGACCCGCGACGCCGGCGACCGCCTCCCCGAAATGCCGCCGATCAGCGAGCGATTCGGGGTGCAATTCGGGTGTTTTCAGGAAATGCCGGTCGAGAAGGGGATAGCGATGCTGACGGGAATGGATATTGTCGCTCTTCCCCAGCCCTCTGGAGACCCGCGGAAGGATTATCCTTTCATCGCGCGAAAAGCGATAGAGGAATTGCCGAAATATGGGGGGCTGTACATTCACATAAAGGGACCGGATCTTCCCGGCCATGACGGCGATGCGCAGGCGAAAAAGGAGATTATAGAGGCCATTGACAAATACTTTTTGGCGAATCTGATACCTTCTCTCGATCTCTCCGCGGTCGTCATTACGCTGACCGCCGATCATTCGACGCCGACGATTTTGAAGGCGCATTCGGCCGATCCCGTTCCGCTGCTGATCGTTGATGCATCGCTCACGTCCGACGGCATCAAAGCATACACGGAAGCCGAGTGTGCGAAGGGGCGTCTCGGCGCGATTAAAGGGATTGAACTGCTTCCGAAACTGGTTGCCCTGGCCCGCCGCGGCTGA
- a CDS encoding DUF4405 domain-containing protein — protein sequence MAQDKKQFGTALETFTENLQQTPANLRDAAIRHGRPDTDRTRSEAVFSNFFLHIHSTRVQERTLKFWSTCGLGVGALAAFIILTITGVLLMVYYKPSTLQAYESIKDIHFIVPTGQFIRNIHRWSAHLMVLLVFLHMARVFYTSSYKSPREFNWLVGLALLVLTLGLSFTGYLLPWDQLAYWAITIGSNIAQSPRELTDALGITRFFDPGGIQKRVLLGADTVGQEALTRFYLLHVILLPLVLAIFLGVHFWRVRKDGGLARPLDEPEAPVRLLTGQHVAFHPSPQKTYGLMALVRGKTPHVDLGQGNTITSWPNAFYAEVAVFMATCAICLVLALIADAPLKELANPAVPENPAKAPWYFLGLQELVSYSAFMGGIGIPTLVLIGLGLIPFLDREREPGGLWCAGDGRRKLALQSALFGTIVVVALLAFTIRFGWLRNWFPGIPQLVIILLNPGTLLVAVFAGWSLYVIRRHNSTRAGAIALFTCFFVAFIILTYVATVHRGPNWNFYWSHSQWPIH from the coding sequence ATGGCTCAGGACAAGAAACAATTTGGAACCGCGCTCGAAACGTTCACTGAGAATCTTCAGCAGACGCCCGCAAACCTTCGCGACGCCGCAATCCGGCATGGCCGACCCGATACCGACCGCACCCGCTCGGAAGCCGTATTCTCCAACTTTTTCCTGCATATCCATTCGACGCGTGTGCAGGAGCGAACACTCAAGTTCTGGAGCACCTGCGGCCTGGGAGTCGGCGCCCTCGCCGCCTTCATCATTTTAACCATCACCGGCGTCCTGCTGATGGTCTATTACAAACCGTCCACTTTGCAGGCATACGAATCGATCAAAGATATCCACTTCATTGTTCCGACCGGCCAGTTCATCCGCAATATCCATCGCTGGAGCGCCCACCTCATGGTACTGCTCGTGTTTCTCCACATGGCCCGCGTCTTCTATACATCTTCGTACAAGAGCCCGCGTGAATTTAATTGGCTTGTTGGACTCGCCCTGCTCGTCCTGACGCTCGGCCTCAGCTTCACCGGATATCTGCTGCCCTGGGACCAGTTGGCCTACTGGGCGATAACGATCGGCTCCAACATCGCTCAATCTCCGCGTGAGCTGACCGACGCCCTCGGTATTACCAGATTCTTCGACCCGGGCGGAATCCAAAAACGCGTCCTGCTTGGGGCGGATACCGTCGGACAGGAGGCGCTCACCCGCTTCTATCTTTTGCACGTAATCCTCCTGCCGCTGGTTCTGGCGATATTCCTCGGCGTCCACTTCTGGCGCGTGCGCAAGGACGGCGGCCTCGCCCGGCCCCTCGATGAGCCTGAGGCGCCGGTGCGCCTGCTGACGGGCCAGCATGTCGCCTTCCACCCGAGCCCGCAGAAGACATACGGCTTGATGGCGCTCGTCCGGGGGAAAACGCCGCATGTCGATCTGGGCCAGGGAAACACGATCACCTCCTGGCCAAACGCGTTCTATGCCGAAGTGGCCGTTTTCATGGCCACCTGCGCGATCTGCCTTGTGCTCGCGCTCATTGCCGACGCTCCCTTAAAAGAACTGGCGAATCCGGCCGTCCCCGAAAACCCGGCCAAGGCGCCGTGGTATTTCCTCGGACTGCAGGAACTGGTCTCCTATTCCGCCTTCATGGGCGGCATCGGCATTCCAACGCTCGTTCTCATCGGATTAGGGCTTATCCCGTTTCTCGATCGTGAGAGAGAGCCGGGTGGACTCTGGTGCGCCGGCGACGGCAGAAGAAAGCTCGCCTTGCAGAGCGCGCTGTTCGGGACAATTGTCGTTGTGGCGCTGCTCGCCTTCACCATACGGTTTGGGTGGCTGCGCAATTGGTTCCCCGGCATCCCCCAACTGGTCATCATCCTGCTCAACCCGGGGACGCTCCTGGTTGCGGTTTTCGCGGGCTGGTCGCTGTATGTCATCAGGCGGCACAATTCCACCCGCGCCGGCGCAATCGCGTTGTTCACCTGTTTCTTTGTCGCTTTCATAATCCTGACATACGTTGCGACTGTCCATCGCGGCCCAAACTGGAACTTTTATTGGAGCCACAGCCAATGGCCGATTCATTGA
- a CDS encoding Rrf2 family transcriptional regulator: MHLSKASVTAIHGMVFLANAAENSPTDVKIIAQKLGIPHGYLARIFQRLARTHLVYSRRGPQGGYVLSREPSKISLLSIIEAIDGPILTGHCELGPNDHCQLFQQCSIRTRLDSLKESTRELYQNITLDMFDHQFANI, translated from the coding sequence ATGCACCTCTCAAAAGCATCTGTCACGGCAATACATGGAATGGTTTTCCTCGCTAACGCCGCCGAAAATTCGCCAACGGATGTAAAAATAATCGCACAAAAACTCGGGATCCCACACGGATATCTCGCGAGAATCTTCCAGCGCCTGGCGAGAACTCACCTCGTTTATTCCCGGCGCGGCCCCCAGGGAGGATACGTCCTCTCCCGGGAACCATCTAAAATCAGCCTGTTGAGCATAATTGAAGCAATTGACGGTCCGATTCTTACCGGACACTGCGAACTCGGACCGAACGACCATTGCCAGTTATTCCAGCAATGCTCGATCCGCACTCGCCTCGACTCACTGAAAGAAAGTACGCGCGAATTGTACCAGAATATTACCCTCGACATGTTCGATCATCAGTTCGCTAACATCTAA
- a CDS encoding universal stress protein — MIKIERILFPTDFSEYSKYAFPYALSFAKEYNAKLYILHVIEDIQYLANAYMFDVPIMPSFADVEQNRLNEMQEFIDSGVRDKDLVIEKAIRRGRPFIEIIQMAKEENIDLIVTATHGRGGLEHVVFGSVAERVVRKAPCPVLSIRMPREEESPS, encoded by the coding sequence ATGATCAAAATCGAGAGGATCCTTTTTCCGACGGATTTTTCGGAATACAGCAAATATGCTTTCCCGTACGCGCTTTCATTTGCGAAGGAATACAACGCAAAGCTATATATCCTGCACGTCATCGAGGATATTCAGTATCTGGCGAATGCGTACATGTTCGACGTTCCGATCATGCCTTCGTTCGCCGACGTCGAGCAGAACCGGCTGAACGAGATGCAGGAATTCATTGACAGCGGAGTAAGGGACAAGGATCTGGTTATTGAGAAAGCGATTCGGCGGGGACGTCCGTTCATCGAGATCATCCAGATGGCGAAAGAGGAGAACATCGATCTGATTGTGACCGCCACACATGGGCGCGGCGGTCTGGAGCATGTGGTGTTCGGTAGCGTGGCGGAGCGTGTGGTGCGCAAGGCGCCGTGTCCGGTTCTGAGCATCAGGATGCCGAGAGAAGAAGAGAGCCCGTCATAA
- a CDS encoding ubiquinol-cytochrome c reductase iron-sulfur subunit, with the protein MHTVRLLRHEVSNRRYHHGTLLFPGETRMSELRKPQPVPRRDFLGKAATWTCGAALVVTAGGIARLPFPAVITGEAGKIKIGRPDDFAPETVRWMPAARAFLFRDGEGFFAISGVCTHLGCIVSQSPTGFDCPCHGSKFGLQGEVKKGPAPSPLPWLEVAMAPDGQLVVDVQKQVSAGTKFHV; encoded by the coding sequence ATGCATACGGTGCGCCTGTTGCGCCATGAGGTGTCCAACCGGCGCTATCACCATGGAACGCTTTTGTTTCCAGGAGAAACTCGAATGAGCGAACTGCGAAAACCACAACCAGTCCCGCGGCGTGATTTTTTGGGGAAAGCCGCCACGTGGACCTGCGGAGCCGCACTCGTCGTTACCGCCGGCGGGATCGCCCGGCTCCCGTTTCCTGCCGTTATCACCGGTGAGGCGGGCAAAATCAAAATAGGCCGGCCGGATGATTTTGCGCCGGAGACTGTCCGCTGGATGCCTGCAGCCCGCGCATTCCTCTTCCGTGATGGGGAAGGTTTCTTCGCCATCTCCGGCGTCTGCACTCACCTCGGCTGCATAGTCTCGCAGAGCCCCACAGGTTTCGACTGCCCCTGCCACGGCTCAAAATTTGGGCTTCAGGGCGAGGTGAAAAAAGGACCTGCGCCCTCTCCACTGCCCTGGCTCGAAGTCGCGATGGCGCCCGACGGACAACTGGTTGTCGACGTGCAGAAGCAAGTATCCGCCGGAACCAAATTTCACGTCTAG
- the nifU gene encoding Fe-S cluster assembly scaffold protein NifU, which yields MYSEKVMDHFSNPRNVGEIPDADGIGTVGNPVCGDVMKIFIKVEGDHLKEIKFKTFGCGAAIATSSMVTEMAKGKSLDAALQITNKNVAEELEGLPPQKMHCSNLAADALHAAIKDYREKHKATA from the coding sequence ATGTACAGCGAGAAAGTCATGGATCACTTCTCCAACCCTCGCAACGTCGGCGAGATACCCGATGCCGACGGCATCGGGACGGTGGGTAATCCTGTATGCGGCGATGTGATGAAGATTTTCATTAAAGTTGAAGGCGACCATCTGAAGGAGATCAAATTCAAGACATTCGGCTGCGGCGCCGCGATTGCTACCAGCAGCATGGTGACCGAGATGGCAAAAGGGAAGTCTCTTGATGCGGCGCTTCAGATAACGAACAAGAATGTGGCCGAGGAACTTGAAGGATTGCCGCCGCAGAAAATGCATTGTTCGAATCTTGCCGCCGACGCTTTGCATGCAGCCATCAAGGATTACCGGGAGAAGCACAAGGCGACCGCATAG
- a CDS encoding NifU family protein, with the protein MKEKVQKALNEIRPQMQADGGDIELIDVTDEGVVKVRLVGACSGCPGAQMTLQMGVERVLKARVPEVKAVEAV; encoded by the coding sequence GTGAAGGAAAAAGTTCAAAAAGCTCTTAATGAGATTCGTCCGCAAATGCAAGCCGACGGTGGAGACATCGAGTTGATAGACGTGACTGACGAGGGCGTGGTGAAAGTGCGGCTGGTGGGCGCATGTTCGGGCTGCCCGGGCGCTCAGATGACGCTGCAGATGGGCGTGGAGCGTGTCCTGAAGGCGCGCGTCCCGGAAGTCAAGGCTGTCGAGGCGGTATAA
- a CDS encoding Hsp20/alpha crystallin family protein yields the protein MDRSNMLGDLKHMREDMEHLMQHVFGQTLPLLRPLHGKWRPNVDVFECENSVVVVAELAGVSKEDVSVTFDEGKIRITGVRRDVMPYKTRKYCQMEISYNDFERIVHLPEDVDSEKISAKLNNGLLVIEAPKKALDDFKSQEIKIG from the coding sequence ATGGACCGCTCAAACATGCTAGGAGACCTTAAACATATGCGGGAAGACATGGAGCACCTTATGCAACATGTTTTCGGGCAAACCCTTCCGCTGCTGCGGCCTCTCCACGGCAAATGGCGTCCGAACGTGGACGTCTTCGAATGCGAAAACAGCGTTGTTGTGGTGGCGGAGTTGGCGGGCGTGAGTAAAGAGGACGTATCGGTCACTTTTGATGAAGGCAAAATCCGCATCACCGGCGTCCGCAGAGACGTAATGCCGTACAAAACAAGAAAATATTGTCAGATGGAAATCAGCTATAACGATTTTGAGCGGATCGTCCATCTTCCCGAGGATGTGGACTCGGAGAAAATATCGGCCAAACTCAATAACGGCCTTCTGGTCATTGAAGCACCTAAAAAGGCCCTGGATGATTTTAAAAGCCAGGAAATAAAAATAGGATAA
- a CDS encoding fumarate hydrolyase: protein MTEYRLETPLKEDEVRGLRIGDTVRLSGLIYTARDRAHKYLIEEATPDSLEFDLRGGVIYHCGPLIRQDGSGYEMVVAGPTTSNRMNPYQAGVIARYGVRAIIGKGGMDDLTLEALKRCGCVYLSAVSGAAVVLARYVKRVLNAYMLREFGMPECFWQLEVEQFPAIVTMDTRSESIHKQVEQRSSERLRQLQ from the coding sequence ATGACTGAATATCGCCTGGAGACGCCGCTCAAAGAAGATGAGGTTCGCGGCCTGCGGATCGGCGATACGGTAAGACTGAGCGGCCTCATCTATACGGCGCGCGACCGGGCGCACAAGTATCTCATAGAGGAAGCCACACCAGACTCCTTGGAATTCGATTTGCGCGGCGGCGTTATATATCATTGCGGTCCATTGATCCGCCAGGATGGGAGCGGGTATGAGATGGTGGTTGCAGGTCCGACGACCAGTAACCGGATGAACCCGTACCAGGCGGGGGTGATCGCCCGCTATGGCGTGCGCGCGATAATCGGGAAGGGCGGCATGGACGATCTGACGCTCGAGGCGCTGAAGCGGTGCGGCTGTGTCTATTTGTCTGCTGTCAGCGGAGCGGCGGTGGTTTTGGCGCGGTACGTGAAGCGGGTATTGAATGCGTATATGCTGCGGGAATTCGGGATGCCGGAATGTTTTTGGCAACTTGAAGTGGAGCAATTTCCCGCGATTGTCACGATGGACACGCGGAGCGAAAGCATACACAAGCAGGTGGAACAGCGGTCAAGCGAGCGGTTGAGGCAGCTTCAGTGA